A window of the Candida orthopsilosis Co 90-125, chromosome 1 draft sequence genome harbors these coding sequences:
- a CDS encoding DNA repair exonuclease yields MKSANSVKVTPNRNRVVFVFVVINFIISSLFLAHLHHIINLNELLGFTSTTPVIFQNSDDSYILDVSLNSCIAYNYRKPDCGKPKSNDGKLGDLTAYGADWTRLDKDLCLGLSWFRREVLWVKRINHDNYRKLLDRTHLSDEVVVDISVSDPENNINVLTKDELSKSGWEYRSNGVWLKYGSHKSKDAVADINVLFGEDAIDPRPNWNFVESSIKDACTAVGYSAFLTFRRGPKLDYKKHYNKPLVMNDNDEFKILQVADLHFSTGIGVCFNAEPPSSTIGCHADPRTLKFIEKVLDIEQPDLVVLSGDQIFGLTAPDTETAALKAYSPFIKRKIPFAAVLGNHDAEGSLAAKELMQLFSDLPYSVGVVGPESIDGFGNYVTTVQGKSNTSVALAFYFVDSHDYSQNKEEYPGYDWIKESQLNYMKEQAESIKDGVVEFEKEKVKQNGVIKTKKHLSMAFFHIPLPEFKNTTETLVGTPREDSGSPLYNSGARDAFQKIGVKAISIGHDHCNDYCLLDKRQSPTEENQIWLCYAGGVGLGGYGCSGYERRTRTYVFNTAKGEIKSWKRAENEPAEKIDEQVLVSGGVLGNWF; encoded by the coding sequence ATGAAGTCTGCAAATAGTGTCAAGGTAACTCCAAACAGGAACAGGGTGGTGTTTGTTTTCGTTgttatcaactttatcataAGTCTGCTATTTTTAGCTCACCTTCATCATATTATCAATCTAAATGAGTTGTTGGGGTTTACGTCTACAACACCTGtgattttccaaaactcAGATGATCTGTATATTCTTGATGTTTCATTAAATAGCTGCATAGCTTACAATTATAGAAAGCCTGATTGTGGAAAACCTAAGAGTAATGATGGTAAATTAGGCGATTTGACTGCGTATGGAGCAGATTGGACTAGATTGGATAAAGATTTATGTCTTGGATTATCTTGGTTTAGAAGGGAAGTGTTGTGGGTGAAGAGAATTAATCATGATAATTACCGCAAATTACTTGACAGGACGCATTTATCGGATGAAgtggttgttgatatttctGTACTGGACCCTGAAAATAATATCAACGTTTTAACCAAAGATGAGTTATCTAAGAGTGGATGGGAGTATAGATCGAATGGTGTTTGGTTAAAATATGGCTCCCACAAAAGCAAGGATGCAGTTGCTGATATTAATGTATTATTTGGAGAGGATGCAATTGATCCAAGaccaaattggaattttgTGGAGTCCTCAATTAAGGATGCTTGCACTGCAGTTGGATATTCTGCCTTTTTAACATTCCGTCGAGGACCTAAGCTTGACTACAAGAAACACTACAATAAACCTTTGGTAATGAATGATAACGATGAGTTCAAGATACTACAAGTTGCAGATTTACATTTCTCTACTGGAATTGGGGTGTGTTTCAACGCAGAACCTCCATCTTCGACAATTGGGTGCCATGCTGACCCCAGGACATTAAAGTTTATCGAAAAGGTTCTTGATATTGAACAACCAGATTTGGTTGTATTATCAGGTGATCAAATATTTGGATTAACTGCACCAGACACGGAAACTGCTGCTTTGAAAGCATACAGCCCTTTCATTAAACGTAAAATACCATTTGCTGCAGTGTTGGGAAATCATGATGCAGAAGGATCATTAGCAGCCAAAGAgttgatgcaattgtttTCTGATCTCCCTTATagtgttggtgttgttggGCCCGAATCAATTGACGGGTTTGGAAATTATGTCACAACTGTGCAAGGTAAATCCAACACATCAGTAGCATTGgcattttattttgttgattcgCATGATTACAGTCAGAACAAGGAGGAGTATCCTGGTTATGATTGGATTAAAGAGAGCCAATTGAACTATATGAAAGAACAAGCAGAATCGATTAAAGATGGAGTTGTggaatttgaaaaggagAAAGTTAAACAAAATGGAGTaatcaaaaccaagaaACATTTGTCAATGGCATTTTTCCATATTCCATTACCCGAGTTCAAAAACACTACGGAGACATTAGTTGGTACACCTAGAGAAGATAGTGGATCTCCATTATACAATTCTGGTGCACGAGATGCATTCCAAAAAATTGGCGTTAAAGCGATAAGTATTGGACATGATCATTGTAATGACTACTGTTTATTGGATAAACGTCAATCACCTACTgaagaaaatcaaatatgGTTATGTTATGCTGGAGGTGTTGGATTAGGTGGCTATGGGTGTAGTGGGTAtgaaagaagaacaagaacatACGTGTTTAACACGGCAAAAGGTGAAATTAAATCATGGAAAAGAGCTGAAAATGAGCCAGCAGAGAAGATTGACGAACAGGTCTTGGTCTCTGGAGGTGTTCTTGGAAATTGGTTCTAA
- a CDS encoding Ste11 protein (protein similar to S. cerevisiae Ste11p) — translation MSMPIKDSTDDQIHTIEKNEFKELKAWLAKSNCQHLLQKFIDNGITTDLLPELDSYSLKEIGVSKLGDRLRLEIAINALKVDNLKNYIDISELYKRLNLELATTTPATGNEIYNISSTNLSGLNSETTLPQLSSLNLNNLNNQQLPSSRSQSQLQQPPAPNKDSKKTITFILQDGSVKRVNITGCFNAQAIKRKIAKKLGFKSHTNQFDTYIHSPYNDFRNKDVQGTDSSVVLLYDVELVTICYSPDRMEKHRIILVPKGETPTKAAIDASELIMQKYEGTNGRHTTQELGGMPSSSNDHARPNMRNFFGQRPPSELISSNLAEYFPDTKQKDLEKTVRNSVRHSVRLSRRLNLPVGTFSSSSVALNPRASMMSNSTGLMSHRTMSISSGDQFGFGNGGLGLGGLRRDHLPHRTVGDIMVNNISAIDEAVVTSDTSSMFSKPTNQFQNQHQVAGLGANASGSPPINSQISRVTPYNQDARSMLSNASGNALHRVSYCLPESDFEGSGVVENRRHSTIQLLDTNMSDEELEGIDDDIAEEMETNGFTNGVPENWLKGAKIGSGSFGTVYLGMNPFTGELMAVKQIPLHNNKIKLMEQQQKSTQKVNVGESKDKSQHHHHHHHQQQQQQHKGKGHDTPSRTATPVSIDSQQEPNSQYPAPPPLPQKDTSTPTPISQKIADQEREMMLLKDLNHENIVRYFGSSSDENYLNIFLEYVPGGSVQTMLNSYGPFEEPLIRNFIRQVLIGLNYLHGEDIIHRDIKGANILIDIKGTVKIGDFGISKKVSTIDEEDENLKKNGKRASLQGSVFWMAPEVVKQTTYTKKADIWSVGSLIVEMFTGKHPYPELSQMQALFKIGNHIPPTIPEWCTEEARAFLEKTFELHYAKRPHASELLNDPFLNALIMSKQ, via the coding sequence ATGAGCATGCCGATAAAGGATTCAACTGATGATCAAATTCACACGATTGAGAAGAATGAATTCAAGGAATTAAAAGCATGGTTAGCCAAGtcaaattgtcaacattTATTGCAGAAGTTCATCGATAACGGTATCACGACTGACCTCTTACCTGAATTGGATTCATACAGCttgaaagaaattggtGTTAGCAAATTAGGAGATCGTTTACGATTAGAAATCGCTATTAATGCATTGaaagttgataatttgaagaattatATCGATATTAGTGAATTATATAAACGATTAAACTTGGAATTGGCTACGACAACACCAGCTACTGGAAATGAAATTTACAATATAAGTTCAACAAACTTATCAGGATTAAACAGTGAGACAACCTTGCCACAACTAAGTAGcctcaatttgaataacttgaacaatcaacaattacCACTGCTGCGACTGCAACTGCAGTTACAACAACCCCCCGCCCCTAACAAGGATTCTAAAAAAACAATCACATTTATATTACAAGATGGAAGTGTTAAACGAGTCAATATCACTGGTTGTTTCAATGCACAAGCCATTAAACGAAAGATTGCCAAAAAATTGGGCTTTAAATCACATACAAATCAGTTTGATACTTATATTCATTCTCCGTATAATGATTTCAGAAACAAAGATGTACAAGGTACTGATTCTTCAGTGGTGCTTTTgtatgatgttgaattggtGACCATTTGTTACTCGCCTGACCGAATGGAAAAGCATAGGATAATATTGGTTCCCAAGGGTgaaacaccaacaaaagcGGCTATTGATGCGTCAGAATTGATTATGCAAAAGTACGAAGGAACGAATGGACGACACACAACTCAAGAACTAGGAGGTATGCCATCTTCGTCGAATGATCATGCAAGACCAAATATGAGAAATTTCTTTGGCCAAAGGCCTCCTAgtgaattgatttcatcaaacttgGCTGAATATTTCCCTgacacaaaacaaaaggattTGGAGAAAACAGTGAGAAATTCAGTTCGACATAGTGTGAGGTTGAGTAGACGACTCAATTTACCAGTGGGGACATTTTCCTCTAGTTCAGTGGCATTGAATCCAAGAGCTTCAATGATGAGTAATTCTACTGGTTTGATGTCACATCGAACAATGAGTATATCTTCAGGTGaccaatttggatttggcAATGGAGGACTTGGTCTTGGTGGGCTAAGAAGAGACCATCTCCCTCATCGAACTGTTGGTGATATCATGGTCAATAATATATCtgctattgatgaagcCGTTGTGACTAGTGATACATCTAGTATGTTCAGTAAACccacaaatcaatttcagaaTCAACATCAAGTTGCAGGACTAGGAGCAAATGCTTCGGGATCTCCTCCAATAAACTCACAAATTTCACGAGTGACACCGTATAATCAAGATGCTCGTTCTATGCTTAGTAATGCTAGTGGTAACGCGTTGCATCGGGTATCATACTGTCTTCCAGAATCTGATTTTGAAGGTAgtggtgttgttgaaaatcgTCGACATTCTACTATACAATTATTGGATACTAATATGTCTGATGAAGAGCTAGAAggaattgatgatgatatagCTGAAGAAATGGAAACTAACGGATTTACAAATGGTGTTCCTGAGAATTGGTTGAAGGGTGCCAAGATTGGATCGGGTAGTTTTGGTACCGTTTATCTTGGTATGAATCCATTTACAGGTGAATTAATGGCAGTTAAGCAAATACCTTTGCACAATAATAAGATTAAGTTGatggaacaacaacagaagcTGACACAAAAGGTTAATGTTGGAGAAAGTAAGGACAAATCTcaacatcaccaccaccaccatcatcagcagcagcagcagcagcacAAAGGCAAAGGGCACGATACGCCTTCACGAACAGCTACTCctgtttcaattgattccCAACAGGAACCGAATTCACAATACCCTGCTCCCCCTCCTTTACCACAGAAGGATACGTCAACACCAACCCCAATTCTGCAAAAGATTGCTGATCAAGAAAGAGAAATGATGCTATTGAAAGATTTAAATCATGAAAATATAGTACGATATTTTGGGAGTTCAAGTGACGAAAACTATCTCAACATCTTCCTTGAGTATGTTCCTGGTGGTTCAGTACaaacaatgttgaattcaTATGGACCATTTGAAGAACCATTGATTCGTAATTTCATTAGACAGGTTTTAATTGGATTAAATTATCTTCATGGAGAAGATATCATTCATCGAGATATTAAAGGAGCCAATATTCTAATTGATATAAAAGGAACTGTCAAAATCGGAGACTTTGGGATATCGAAAAAAGTCAGtactattgatgaagaagatgaaaatttgaaaaaaaatggtAAAAGAGCATCATTGCAAGGTTCAGTATTTTGGATGGCACCAGAGGTTGTTAAACAGACTACGTACACTAAAAAAGCAGATATTTGGTCTGTTGGAAGTTTGATTGTGGAAATGTTTACTGGCAAACATCCATATCCTGAATTAAGCCAAATGCAAgcattgttcaaaattggtaATCATATACCACCAACTATACCTGAATGGTGCACTGAAGAAGCTAGAGCGTTTTTAGAAAAGACATTTGAATTACATTATGCTAAAAGACCACATGCAAGTGAATTATTAAATgatccatttttgaatgcATTGATTATGTCAAAGCAGTGA
- a CDS encoding Yim1 protein (protein similar to protease of inner membrane) has product MSLSQPKLTYKAYAYKNGNNPIKVVEETIDLVKNPSGQGYIAPPGKILLKINYASLNPVDYKLYKVKPSFIGLFNSKQGFGRDFGGEVLSIGEGTKTNLKIGDYAEGIYTPMFSKGSAAEYLLVDPKNSPITNKPANIDVAQASSFPLVLGTAMQMCSRGGIKFPQSKVLVIGAGTSVGRYAVQLARNGGAKEVVTTNSARTSDLIQSLGATSQIDYRKNPNLLTPVLESVKSTGQFDYIIDCWGGSDLFPEINTILRKGGVYNTIVGDAPGTGLAALLGGAKSVTRTIGSKLGFLNYTYELMLLDNNAGWIDEARDLVGNGEVKIFIDSIWPFDQLNEAIEKLESGTAQGKIVLEVSKSSSSSSNTSTSEAGSVNGSNTNPFK; this is encoded by the coding sequence atgtCTTTATCTCAACCTAAACTTACTTATAAGGCTTATGCTTACAAGAATGGAAACAACCCAatcaaagttgttgaagaaacaattgatttagTGAAAAACCCCCTGGGTCAGGGATACATTGCCCCACCAGGCAAAATTTTactcaaaatcaactatGCATCCTTAAATCCCGTCGATTACAAATTATACAAAGTTAAACCATCATTTATTGGTTTGTTCAACTCCAAGCAAGGCTTTGGTCGTGATTTTGGTGGTGAAGTTTTATCAATCGGTGAAGGAACCAagaccaatttgaaaattggtgaTTATGCTGAAGGTATCTATACTCCGATGTTTAGTAAAGGATCAGCTGCTGAGTATTTATTAGTGGATCCTAAGAATTCACCCATTACCAATAAACCAGCAAATATCGATGTTGCTCAAGCTTCTTCATTTCCATTGGTTTTGGGGACAGCCATGCAAATGTGTTCGAGAGGTGGAATCAAATTTCCCCAAAGTAAAGTCCTTGTCATTGGTGCTGGTACTTCAGTTGGTAGATATGCTGTTCAATTAGCTAGAAATGGTGGCGCAAAAGAAGTTGTCACCACCAATTCCGCTAGAACTTCCGACTTGATTCAAAGTTTGGGTGCCACGTCTCAAATTGATTATCGTAAAAACCCCAATTTATTAACACCAGTATTAGAAAGTGTTAAATCTACTGGACAATTCGACTACATTATTGATTGTTGGGGTGGAAGTGATTTGTTCCCTGAAATCAACACGATTTTAAGAAAAGGAGGTGTTTACAATACCATTGTTGGAGATGCGCCAGGAACCGGGTTAGCTGCGCTTCTCGGTGGTGCCAAATCAGTTACAAGAACAATTGGTTCAAAGTTGGGATTTTTGAATTATACTTATGAATTAATGTTGTTGGACAATAATGCCGGTTGGATTGATGAAGCTAGAGACTTAGTTGGTAATGGTGaagtgaaaatttttatcgattcaatttggccatttgatcaattgaatgaagctattgaaaaattagaAAGTGGTACAGCCCAAGGAAAAATCGTATTGGAGGTGTCTAAgagtagtagtagtagtagtaatACTTCTACTTCAGAGGCTGGCTCTGTAAATGGATCCAACACAAATCCATTTAAATAA